From the genome of Methylomonas sp. UP202, one region includes:
- a CDS encoding peptidylprolyl isomerase produces the protein MMKKGLWILGLLAYLTVGWTQVLDRIVAVVEDDVILERELNREVEAITAKLSSNNVTMPPEFVLRKQVLERMIVDKLQRQLASRSGVQISEEMLRSSVADIASRNGLSVEAFRDELTRQGMDYKSFEDNLRNEIVINQLRGREIGSRVKVTDAEVAHYLETQGKAGQVSSQYHLGHILVAVSEGASAGAIQKAKDKADQIVADLRGGKDFKQTAVSVSDDNNALKGGDLGWRSLGQIPSLFADVVPTMGQGDVSDPIRSPSGFHIIKMLETEGGAQHIVTKTKVRHILIKTNELVDDAEAQKRLLALKERINDGDDFAALARAHSDDKGSAINGGSLDWVSPGALVPPFEEAMNKLGINEISVPVQTQFGWHMIQVLGRENQDNSEQFKKDKIREEIRKRKIEEETELWLRRLRDEAYVEIDSDRL, from the coding sequence GAACGGGAACTGAACCGGGAAGTCGAGGCAATTACCGCCAAGCTGTCCAGCAATAACGTGACGATGCCGCCGGAATTCGTGCTGCGCAAGCAGGTGTTGGAACGAATGATCGTCGACAAGTTGCAACGTCAACTGGCATCCCGCTCCGGGGTGCAGATCAGCGAGGAAATGCTCAGGTCGTCGGTCGCCGACATTGCCTCGCGGAACGGATTGTCGGTCGAGGCTTTTCGCGACGAGCTGACGCGGCAGGGTATGGATTACAAGAGTTTCGAAGACAATCTGCGGAACGAAATTGTCATTAACCAGTTACGCGGCCGGGAAATCGGCAGCCGGGTCAAGGTCACCGACGCCGAAGTGGCGCACTATCTCGAAACCCAGGGCAAGGCCGGTCAAGTCTCGTCGCAATACCATTTAGGCCATATTCTGGTGGCGGTGTCCGAGGGCGCGTCGGCCGGTGCGATTCAGAAAGCCAAGGACAAGGCCGACCAAATCGTGGCGGATTTGCGCGGCGGCAAGGATTTCAAGCAAACCGCGGTTAGCGTATCCGACGACAATAACGCGCTGAAAGGCGGTGATTTAGGATGGCGTAGCCTCGGGCAGATTCCGTCCTTATTCGCCGATGTGGTGCCGACGATGGGGCAAGGCGACGTTTCCGATCCGATTCGTAGCCCCAGTGGATTTCACATCATCAAAATGCTGGAAACCGAGGGTGGCGCCCAGCACATCGTGACCAAGACTAAGGTCAGACATATTCTGATCAAGACCAACGAACTGGTGGACGACGCCGAGGCGCAAAAACGTTTGCTGGCGTTGAAGGAACGCATCAACGACGGCGACGACTTTGCCGCGTTGGCGCGCGCGCATTCCGACGATAAAGGTTCCGCGATCAACGGCGGTTCGTTGGATTGGGTCAGTCCCGGTGCGCTGGTGCCGCCGTTCGAGGAGGCGATGAATAAGTTGGGCATCAACGAAATCAGCGTACCGGTGCAAACGCAGTTCGGCTGGCACATGATCCAGGTCCTGGGCCGCGAAAATCAAGACAATAGCGAACAATTCAAGAAGGACAAGATCCGCGAGGAAATTCGCAAACGTAAAATCGAGGAAGAGACTGAGTTGTGGTTACGGCGCTTACGCGACGAAGCCTACGTTGAAATCGATTCCG